The Nitrospirota bacterium genome window below encodes:
- a CDS encoding transglutaminase-like domain-containing protein, with protein MVGPGGKPYNGPMLPGRSRSAGRLVLCLLVFPLLVGCAARYFRDVEAPSQPALRHTLQAWPYREYWTGVVFNGEKIGLTHLALQPAGGDQYELRAEALLAFHFLGFDKRVTLASQDWVTDDLRLNRFVHDYDLDGNRLRLTGRVEQGQLVVERESGGRMTSETIPLTGPIYPSSAIALYPTWQGLAVGREYRYQVYDGQRQQLAAVSQAIEAYQESDLFSGRAYRVATKLDGQEATTWVNERGEPVLEMAWHGILISSLESEAEAKAYLAQASLNKRDVLVEFSLIRTSRPIPAPRAVRRLLVNLAGLPDAFTIPSDQWQDCRREGPNARCFIQAVEPAAIGEPRPVPLDELKPYLKPTQTIDSQDREIQRTAREIVGPATEPLAQVRRVVAWLQEQVAQEPADVFTSREVFDKRKAECQGLTWLYAAFARSLDVPTKVVNGLVYVGELGGFLYHTWAESYVGGRWLPIDPTFGQVGADATHIKLIEGDRPADLLPLVDLVGRIRIEALSDSRS; from the coding sequence GTGGTCGGGCCCGGGGGCAAGCCGTATAATGGCCCCATGCTCCCCGGCCGTTCCCGATCAGCCGGCAGGCTCGTTCTGTGTCTGCTCGTCTTCCCGCTGCTCGTCGGCTGCGCCGCCCGGTATTTCCGCGACGTCGAGGCGCCAAGCCAGCCAGCTCTCCGGCACACCCTCCAGGCCTGGCCCTATCGGGAATACTGGACCGGGGTCGTCTTCAACGGGGAAAAGATCGGCCTCACGCACCTGGCTCTGCAGCCGGCGGGGGGCGATCAGTACGAGCTGCGCGCCGAAGCCCTGCTCGCCTTCCACTTCCTGGGCTTCGACAAGCGGGTCACGCTCGCCTCGCAGGATTGGGTGACGGACGACCTGCGTCTGAATCGCTTCGTCCATGACTATGATCTCGACGGCAACCGGCTGAGGCTCACCGGCCGGGTCGAGCAGGGGCAGCTCGTGGTCGAACGGGAGAGCGGCGGCCGGATGACCTCGGAGACGATCCCCTTGACCGGTCCGATCTATCCCTCCAGCGCGATCGCCTTGTACCCGACGTGGCAGGGGCTGGCCGTCGGGCGGGAGTACCGCTATCAGGTCTACGACGGCCAGCGGCAGCAACTGGCGGCGGTGTCGCAGGCGATTGAGGCTTATCAGGAAAGTGATCTCTTTTCCGGCCGCGCCTATCGGGTCGCTACGAAGCTGGACGGGCAGGAGGCCACGACCTGGGTCAACGAACGGGGCGAGCCGGTGCTGGAGATGGCCTGGCACGGAATCCTGATCTCCTCGCTGGAGAGCGAAGCCGAAGCCAAGGCTTACCTGGCCCAGGCCAGCCTGAACAAGCGGGACGTGCTGGTGGAGTTCAGCCTGATTCGGACGAGCCGGCCGATCCCCGCCCCGCGCGCGGTCAGGCGATTGTTGGTGAATCTGGCAGGCCTGCCCGATGCGTTCACGATCCCGTCGGATCAGTGGCAGGACTGTCGGCGGGAGGGGCCGAACGCCCGTTGTTTCATCCAGGCTGTCGAACCAGCCGCGATCGGCGAGCCCCGTCCCGTTCCCCTCGACGAGCTGAAGCCCTATCTCAAGCCGACCCAGACCATTGACAGCCAGGACCGAGAGATTCAACGCACCGCCCGGGAGATCGTCGGGCCTGCCACCGAGCCGCTAGCGCAGGTCAGGCGAGTGGTCGCCTGGCTGCAGGAGCAGGTCGCTCAGGAGCCGGCGGACGTCTTCACCTCGCGCGAGGTCTTCGACAAGCGGAAAGCCGAGTGTCAGGGGCTGACCTGGCTCTATGCGGCCTTCGCACGGAGCCTCGACGTGCCGACCAAGGTGGTGAACGGCCTCGTCTACGTGGGCGAATTGGGCGGGTTTCTCTACCATACCTGGGCCGAGAGCTACGTCGGAGGCCGATGGTTGCCGATTGACCCGACGTTCGGCCAGGTCGGGGCGGATGCGACCCACATCAAGTTGATCGAGGGCGACCGACCGGCCGACCTCCTGCCCCTCGTGGACCTCGTCGGAAGGATCCGCATCGAGGCGCTCTCCGATTCGCGATCGTGA
- a CDS encoding tetratricopeptide repeat protein translates to MTRPLFIILLLAVLAVPSLALAERPATELSAEAQRECDQGRRAKERSVRLAHFEKSQKLAERAVALNDQLAAAHFALFCSLGEQIRIDGETLSATSLFGFRRVMRELDRTLEIEPDNLDALSSKGTFLVRLPVLLGGDATRGEQLLRYVIQREPRSVNARLSLAKAYAARGKRAEAMTLAADALKFAEADGHEDFIPEARATLAALGLNQADILTVRP, encoded by the coding sequence GTGACGCGCCCCCTCTTCATCATCCTGTTGCTGGCCGTGCTCGCCGTCCCGAGCCTCGCGCTTGCCGAACGACCCGCCACGGAGCTGAGCGCCGAGGCCCAAAGGGAATGCGACCAGGGGCGGAGGGCCAAGGAGCGGTCGGTCCGGCTGGCCCATTTCGAGAAGAGCCAGAAGCTGGCCGAGCGGGCCGTGGCCCTGAACGACCAGCTTGCGGCCGCCCACTTCGCCCTTTTCTGCAGCCTGGGCGAACAGATCCGGATTGACGGGGAGACCCTCAGCGCCACGTCGCTGTTCGGGTTCCGGCGCGTGATGAGGGAGCTCGACCGCACCTTGGAGATCGAGCCGGACAACCTTGACGCCCTTTCTTCCAAGGGCACCTTCCTGGTCAGGCTTCCGGTCCTCCTCGGTGGGGATGCGACGAGGGGAGAGCAGCTGCTGCGATACGTGATCCAGCGGGAGCCGCGATCGGTGAACGCCCGCCTGAGCCTGGCCAAGGCCTATGCGGCGCGCGGGAAGCGTGCGGAAGCAATGACCCTGGCGGCGGACGCCCTGAAGTTTGCCGAGGCCGACGGACACGAGGACTTCATCCCCGAGGCCCGGGCCACCCTGGCCGCCCTGGGGTTGAATCAGGCCGACATCCTCACGGTCAGGCCCTGA